A region of Ornithodoros turicata isolate Travis chromosome 5, ASM3712646v1, whole genome shotgun sequence DNA encodes the following proteins:
- the LOC135396036 gene encoding uncharacterized protein LOC135396036 isoform X2: MCSARLALGLHYGEYVAGLVLSTIKEKADLKLEQQEAEGHTHGYLRVNEAPIRGIESFKFLILQSQIVDKVHDVVMRIRASALECVAPIEGRINDVVMSPPLMVRLTQKSCTFDIILTVKEGMVNVSSVTYKAGEVPTVSSNDGRYPTVSVMQDHIVEVYLENTKNELPKQLKRMLTGNHIFDLGLFHVKRHSDRLERLFSDFEAHVERVVETTHFLLRDEL; encoded by the exons TGCATTATGGTGAGTACGTTGCAGGGCTTGTTCTGAGCACCATAAAAGAGAAGGCTGACCTGAAGCTCGAGCAGCAGGAAGCGGAAGGCCACACCCACGGATACCTTCGTGTTAACGAGGCTCCTATTCGCGGAATTGAGAGCTTCAAGTTTCTGATCTTGCAGTCTCAGATTGTAGACAAGGTTCACGACGTCGTG ATGCGCATTCGAGCTTCAGCCCTGGAATGTGTCGCTCCCATCGAAGGACGGATAAATGACGTGGTGATGTCCCCACCGCTGATGGTCCGCTTGACACAGAAAAGCTGTACTTTTGACATCATTCTCACCGTGAAGGAAGGGATGGTTAACGTGTCATCTGTCACCTACAAAGCAGGAGAAGTACCAACAGTCTCTTCCAACGATGGCCGCTATCCGACCGTAAGTGTCATGCAAGACCACATTGTGGAGGTGTACCTAGAAAACACAAAAAACGAGCTACCGAAGCAACTGAAGCGTATGCTTACAGGAAATCACATATTTGATCTCGGCTTGTTTCACGTCAAGAGACATAGTGATAGATTGGAGAGACTTTTCAGCGACTTTGAGGCTCATGTTGAAAGAGTCGTTGAGACCACTCATTTTTTGCTAAGAGACGAGCTGTAA